Proteins from a genomic interval of Capsicum annuum cultivar UCD-10X-F1 chromosome 4, UCD10Xv1.1, whole genome shotgun sequence:
- the LOC124898064 gene encoding secreted RxLR effector protein 161-like, whose translation MLGRYQSNPGMDHWKVAKKVMQYLQGTKDHMLTYRRFDLLDVVGYSDSHYVGCVDTRKFTFGYLFLLGGRAISWKGAKQSVIAASTMEVEFVAYFEATVQTNWLRNFISGLGLVDNIARPLKIYCDNTTAVFFSKNDKYSKGVKHME comes from the coding sequence ATGCTGGGTCGATATCAAAGTAATCCTGGAATGGATCACTGGAAGGTTGCAAAGAAAGTGATGCAATACTTACAAGGAACTAAAGATCATatgctcacttatagaagatTTGATCTTCTAGATGTGGTTGGATATTCAGATTCACATTATGTTGGTTGTGTGGATACAAGAAAATTcacatttggatatttgtttctaTTAGGTGGAAGAGCAATATCATGGAAGGGTGCGAAGCAGTCTGTTATAGCTGCATCCACTATGGAAGTTGAGTTTGTAGCATACTTTGAGGCCACAGTCCAGACTAATTGGCTGCGGAATTTTATTTCAGGACTTGGACTAGTCGATAATATAGCTAGGCCGttgaaaatttattgtgataataccaccgcagttttcttctctaaaaacgATAAGTATTCGAAAGGTGTTAAACATATGGAATGA